The sequence AACACTGGTTAAACTCTTACTTCGGCTGCCAGAGGTTAAAGTAATCGTAAGCTCTCTGCTATCGATTGAATAAATGAAGAGTTGATTGTCTTTATGAAGTAAGAACAAATCTGCTTCTTCGGAAAGTTGAATTTTCCGATTTTGGATTTGTAGTTCTTTCACACTAAATAAATAGGTCCCCTTGCTGGAACTGATACTGACTGGATTACTACCTATTATTTCCCATTCAGACTGATTCAATTTCCAATCGTAGAAGTTCTTCTTTTCGGCATCTTCATCTATACGATTACTGTAGCCTCGATAAGGATAAATGATTGTCAAAAAGCTAAAGTCCTTCTGATTATCCTTGGACAACACACTCCAGTGCTTTCCTCTAGCTCCTGAACTAAAAACTGAATCCAATGAGACCAGTTGAAAAATGTCATGCCCGGATGCATCGTGTTCTGTTGCGCGAATCAGGTCAGGACCATTTTCATGTGTATAGTGTCCTTGCCAAACCTGCTTGTATACATGTGGTTGATCGGATGAAAAATTATCCTTTACTATCCAAAAGTCATCTTTCACGTAAATAACCTGTCTTGAGTAATCAACTCCAATATCCTCAAACCCATCATGGCGACCGACGAATAAATCAAAATCACTATTGGTCTCCCAAGTGATCACTTCCGGACTGGGGAGTTCTCCAAACTTGCCAAATCCGCTTCCTCCTTTGTTAGATTTCCATCTCATTCCCTGAAGCTTGTCATCGACTAGTGCTACATTTTTTACCATCGAATTTTTGAACAGGTCAAAATCCTTGAGCGAATATCTCACCTGATAATTGGGCAAGATTGCGTGACCATTGGCCATGGCTTGAACACCCAGCATATCTCCATGTTGGTGATCTGGTTTGTCTGGGTCCAAACCCGCGCTCACAATCATCATTTTATCATCAGGTTCCCAACCTTCTCTCATGATGTAATAATGTGTGTCCCTAAATGCCATAGATCCATAGGTCGGCCTCTTCTGATCTATGTTTTTCAATAGTTGAACTTGCTCATTGCTCAGAAACCAGTAGATACGGTCGTCTACCTTATTTGTAGCAAAGTATCCAAATTCGGGATCTTCAAAAAGGAGATAGCCAAGGGTCATTGCACCAGAGATATCATTCTTCTCGGCCCATGGGATTTCCGTGTCGTCTTGCAGCACAGGTGCACTACGATCAGGGTATGCCACTTTCACCAAAGTGGTGAACAAACCTCTAAGTTTATCCTCCCATTCCTTGTCTACTTCGACGGAATTAAGTTTAGAAAATTGATAGACATAAAAATAATTATTGATGTCACTCATGTGATAATGTATCGATCGTTCAAACTGAAAACCGTCACCATTTATTTCTCTATCCAAATGTTCACCAAGCCTCAACATCGCACGTTCCAGCCATAGATCTGTTCCTTCAAAATCTCTAAACAAAATCGCCAACATAGCAAGTGCGGAAACCCCTTTGGTCTGATGGTTGCCAAACTTAAACTTGTCGTTTCTTTCGTAAAGGTGCTGCCCGTGCTGAAGCAAAGTAGCAATAGTGGTCAACTGATCTTCATCAGAGTACTCCTCCTCATTCAAAAACATATTGTGAATCCACAGCCAGTTTAGTATGCGATACCCCGATCTGAATGCCTCGTAAACACCGTTTCCATCTTCAATCGTTTCATACTTCTTAGCTTGAAGTGCAGCATTCAAAGACTGCATTTGATTTTCGAAATATTTAATCAGTTCTGGATCTCTCTTCTCATTGAAGTAAAAAAACGCAATGTCCACCATCTTGTGCTGGCGAGCGAGGTGACGTAACGCATAAGCATTGACAGGATCACCATTTGAATAATTGAATGGAAGTATCCACTGTGTGGAATCATTGTATTTTCCTATGTGATCCAAAGCACGTTTTTTATGATTTTGCTGATTTTTGAAAATAGTGTTGTAATTCAGTAACCGATCACCGAAGCTTCTGTAGTCGTAAAAAAAACGTTCCGAGAATTTTTCCCTGAAATACATTGCTAACGTTGAGTCTCTGAAGTCAGAGAATTCCTTTCGAGCACTTTCATTCAAATAGTTTGCTAGTTCATCAACCGGTATTACTGAATTTGAAGGAATCGGTTGAGCCAAACTTTTATGGTTCATTAGGGTTGAAAGAAGTAAAGTTGTCCAAAAGGCTTTTCGCTTCATGATTTCTTTTTTATTCAGTATGATAACAAGCCTACTGAGTGTATAATATCAGACAATAGT is a genomic window of Marinobacter alexandrii containing:
- a CDS encoding heparinase II/III family protein, whose product is MKRKAFWTTLLLSTLMNHKSLAQPIPSNSVIPVDELANYLNESARKEFSDFRDSTLAMYFREKFSERFFYDYRSFGDRLLNYNTIFKNQQNHKKRALDHIGKYNDSTQWILPFNYSNGDPVNAYALRHLARQHKMVDIAFFYFNEKRDPELIKYFENQMQSLNAALQAKKYETIEDGNGVYEAFRSGYRILNWLWIHNMFLNEEEYSDEDQLTTIATLLQHGQHLYERNDKFKFGNHQTKGVSALAMLAILFRDFEGTDLWLERAMLRLGEHLDREINGDGFQFERSIHYHMSDINNYFYVYQFSKLNSVEVDKEWEDKLRGLFTTLVKVAYPDRSAPVLQDDTEIPWAEKNDISGAMTLGYLLFEDPEFGYFATNKVDDRIYWFLSNEQVQLLKNIDQKRPTYGSMAFRDTHYYIMREGWEPDDKMMIVSAGLDPDKPDHQHGDMLGVQAMANGHAILPNYQVRYSLKDFDLFKNSMVKNVALVDDKLQGMRWKSNKGGSGFGKFGELPSPEVITWETNSDFDLFVGRHDGFEDIGVDYSRQVIYVKDDFWIVKDNFSSDQPHVYKQVWQGHYTHENGPDLIRATEHDASGHDIFQLVSLDSVFSSGARGKHWSVLSKDNQKDFSFLTIIYPYRGYSNRIDEDAEKKNFYDWKLNQSEWEIIGSNPVSISSSKGTYLFSVKELQIQNRKIQLSEEADLFLLHKDNQLFIYSIDSRELTITLTSGSRSKSLTSVLKPGEVLVTDN